One Peribacillus simplex NBRC 15720 = DSM 1321 genomic region harbors:
- a CDS encoding MarR family winged helix-turn-helix transcriptional regulator — protein sequence MTNERVSGLIDRYMKVSFYVNKMGELLIKDQICDVLTNEQYYTLRFIQQQRLCTSTEISDAFYINKSAVTSNINRLEGKGLIEREQDLVDRRVFHLKLSIEGEALLQETENKIHKLVESIMTKFDYEEIVKFLDTYEKLSQIFIQMKNEQWEEI from the coding sequence ATGACTAATGAAAGAGTTTCTGGCTTGATTGATCGATATATGAAGGTTTCCTTCTATGTCAATAAGATGGGGGAGCTTTTAATAAAAGATCAGATTTGTGATGTGCTGACGAACGAACAATACTATACTTTACGGTTCATTCAACAACAGAGGTTGTGTACATCGACGGAAATCAGTGATGCCTTTTATATTAATAAGAGTGCCGTCACTTCCAACATCAACAGGCTGGAAGGCAAAGGATTGATAGAACGGGAACAGGACCTGGTTGACCGAAGGGTCTTTCACTTGAAGCTTTCCATAGAGGGGGAAGCATTGTTACAGGAAACGGAAAATAAGATTCATAAATTGGTAGAGAGCATCATGACGAAATTCGATTATGAAGAGATTGTTAAATTCCTTGATACATATGAGAAACTTTCACAAATTTTCATTCAAATGAAAAATGAGCAATGGGAGGAAATATAA
- a CDS encoding foldase protein PrsA: MKLLRSTKAYIWAGSILIIAGIMVFAMISSTDKTMASIDGEKISKDELYDALVAGYGADTLDLLVTNKLVELEAEKAGIKIKDEEIQKEIDTMVESYGDEKSLKEQLEASGSSMEALKKDIVVYLQTKKLVEPRITVTDDEISTYFEDNKETFDQAEQVEASHILVEDEKTAKKVAKEIAEGGDFAKLAAEYSTDTQTADNGGSLGYFGKGDMVGEFEDVAFDLDINKVSDPVKSDYGYHIIKVTGKKEAKKANLEDSKDVIKETLLSEKLQEEYPVWLAEVKKDHEITNKLEGSN; this comes from the coding sequence ATGAAACTATTAAGAAGCACGAAGGCATATATTTGGGCAGGGAGCATTTTAATCATTGCCGGGATCATGGTATTTGCGATGATCTCGTCCACTGATAAGACAATGGCGAGCATCGATGGCGAGAAAATCAGTAAGGATGAGCTGTATGACGCGCTTGTTGCGGGGTACGGAGCAGACACTTTAGACCTGTTAGTTACGAATAAATTGGTTGAATTGGAAGCGGAAAAAGCGGGAATTAAAATAAAGGATGAAGAAATCCAGAAAGAAATCGATACTATGGTTGAGTCCTATGGTGATGAAAAGTCGTTAAAAGAGCAATTGGAAGCAAGCGGTTCTTCCATGGAGGCCTTAAAAAAGGACATCGTGGTTTATCTGCAAACGAAAAAACTGGTCGAACCGAGAATTACCGTGACGGACGATGAAATCAGTACGTATTTTGAAGATAATAAAGAAACATTTGATCAAGCTGAACAAGTGGAAGCTAGTCATATTTTAGTCGAAGACGAAAAAACGGCTAAAAAAGTTGCGAAAGAAATTGCAGAAGGCGGTGATTTCGCTAAATTGGCAGCTGAATATTCCACTGATACACAAACGGCGGATAACGGCGGAAGCCTAGGGTATTTTGGGAAAGGTGATATGGTGGGAGAGTTTGAAGATGTCGCCTTTGATCTTGATATAAATAAAGTCAGTGACCCAGTCAAATCCGATTATGGGTACCATATCATAAAAGTAACCGGTAAGAAGGAAGCAAAAAAGGCTAATTTAGAAGACAGTAAAGATGTAATTAAAGAAACGCTTCTTTCTGAAAAATTACAAGAGGAATATCCAGTTTGGTTGGCTGAAGTGAAAAAAGACCATGAGATAACGAATAAATTAGAGGGTTCTAACTAA
- a CDS encoding ABC transporter substrate-binding protein has translation MKRLVQMFLIISLVSALLLYAISRLNSSQGFTSSNTLTIYNWGDYIDTDLIERFEEETGIKVIYETFDSNEAMMTKIEQGGTTYDIAIPSEYMIDKMRQEDLLVPLDHSKLPNLKNIDERFIDLPFDPENKYSVPYFWGTVGIVYNSKMLGGKEITAWADLWDKDLKNEILLTDGAREVMGMGLNSLNYSLNDMDEEHLQEAKSKLDALTPNIKAIVGDESRMLLEAQEAAIGLVWSGVASEIMAENEDLEYVVPKEGSNLWFDNMVIPKTTKNVDAAHQFINFMLDPKVAAQNAEYVSYSTPNKEALKYMPEEVVKDERFYPSPELTKKLEVYENLGKKNLAHYNELFLEFKMHRK, from the coding sequence ATGAAAAGGCTTGTCCAAATGTTTTTAATCATTTCCCTCGTATCCGCTTTGCTGCTATATGCGATTTCAAGATTGAATTCATCGCAGGGGTTTACGAGCAGCAATACGCTTACCATCTATAATTGGGGCGATTACATCGATACGGATCTAATCGAACGTTTTGAAGAAGAAACAGGTATAAAGGTCATTTATGAGACGTTCGATTCGAATGAGGCAATGATGACTAAAATTGAACAGGGCGGTACGACTTATGATATTGCCATTCCGTCTGAGTATATGATCGATAAGATGAGGCAAGAAGACTTGTTGGTTCCCTTGGATCATTCCAAGCTTCCGAATTTGAAAAATATCGATGAGCGATTTATCGATCTGCCATTCGATCCGGAGAATAAATATTCCGTGCCATATTTCTGGGGAACGGTTGGAATTGTTTACAATTCCAAGATGCTCGGTGGCAAAGAAATAACGGCCTGGGCGGATTTATGGGATAAAGATTTAAAAAATGAAATCCTTTTGACGGATGGCGCTAGAGAAGTGATGGGCATGGGTCTGAACTCTTTGAATTATTCATTGAATGATATGGATGAAGAACACCTTCAAGAGGCAAAATCCAAACTTGATGCCCTCACCCCGAATATTAAAGCGATAGTAGGAGATGAAAGCCGCATGCTATTGGAAGCCCAGGAAGCGGCAATTGGCCTTGTTTGGTCGGGAGTTGCTTCTGAAATCATGGCTGAAAATGAAGATCTCGAATACGTTGTTCCAAAAGAGGGGTCCAATTTATGGTTTGATAATATGGTCATCCCGAAAACAACCAAAAATGTCGATGCGGCTCACCAGTTCATCAACTTCATGCTTGACCCGAAAGTTGCGGCACAGAATGCTGAATATGTAAGTTACTCGACACCTAATAAAGAAGCACTGAAATATATGCCTGAAGAAGTGGTGAAGGATGAACGCTTCTATCCGTCACCGGAACTGACAAAGAAACTGGAAGTATACGAAAACCTTGGGAAGAAAAACTTGGCCCATTACAACGAACTCTTCCTTGAATTCAAGATGCATCGTAAATAA
- a CDS encoding ABC transporter permease yields MGNKLSPISKAFLVLIFLILYAPIFFLVFYSFNSGGTMYDFKGFTMEWYKELFQDTRLLIIVLNTLVIALLSALIATIIGVIGAIGIRSFTSSKARNTVLSLNNVLIVSPDVIIGASFLILFTMAGIKLGFYSVLLSHIAFSIPIVVLLVLPKLQEMSPTLIDAARDLGASRWDVLTKVILPYILPGIFAGFFMALTYSLDDFAVTFFVTGNGFSTLSVEIYSLARRGISLNINALSTLLFVVTLLLVVVYYFITQRVRQTGMGGKR; encoded by the coding sequence TTGGGCAATAAATTATCACCAATATCAAAAGCGTTTCTCGTTTTGATTTTTCTCATACTCTATGCACCGATTTTCTTTTTAGTCTTTTACTCTTTTAACAGCGGTGGAACGATGTATGACTTTAAAGGGTTCACGATGGAGTGGTACAAGGAGCTATTCCAAGATACAAGGTTGTTAATCATTGTATTGAATACACTTGTGATTGCTTTATTATCTGCACTGATCGCAACGATCATAGGGGTGATAGGGGCGATTGGAATTCGGTCATTTACGAGCAGTAAAGCTAGGAATACAGTATTGTCATTGAATAATGTATTGATTGTCAGTCCTGATGTTATCATCGGTGCTTCCTTCCTGATTTTATTCACAATGGCCGGAATCAAGCTTGGATTCTACTCTGTACTGTTGTCGCATATCGCCTTCAGTATCCCGATTGTTGTTCTGCTGGTCCTTCCGAAACTTCAGGAAATGAGCCCTACCTTAATTGATGCGGCCCGAGATTTAGGGGCAAGCCGGTGGGATGTATTGACGAAGGTCATCCTTCCATACATCTTACCAGGTATCTTTGCCGGTTTTTTTATGGCATTGACTTATTCACTTGATGATTTTGCGGTTACGTTCTTTGTGACTGGTAATGGCTTCTCCACTCTTTCTGTGGAAATCTATTCCTTGGCCCGCCGTGGGATTTCATTGAATATCAATGCACTATCGACACTGCTGTTCGTCGTGACACTGCTGTTGGTTGTTGTATATTACTTTATAACTCAACGTGTAAGGCAAACGGGAATGGGGGGGAAACGATGA
- a CDS encoding ABC transporter permease, whose protein sequence is MKNKISRNIYFIPYVLWIALFVIAPILLILYYSFFDIEGNLSLINYQKFFTPVYLKMTLSSFWYAFLITGISLLVAYPTAYLLTKTKHKQLWLLLIIVPSWINLLLKAYAFIGIFGTYGVANGFLEAVGIGKQQILFTDFSFIFVSVYIFIPFMILPIFNALDKMNPTLLDAANDLGASRWMTFRRVIFPLTLDGVKTGCQVVFIPALSLFMLTRLIAGNRVITLGTAIEQHFLVTQDWGMGSTIAVFLIIIMFLIMFVTGNRKQGV, encoded by the coding sequence ATGAAGAATAAAATATCCCGGAATATTTACTTCATACCCTATGTCTTATGGATTGCTTTATTCGTGATCGCACCCATTTTGTTAATCCTTTACTATTCCTTTTTTGACATCGAAGGCAATCTATCTTTGATTAACTATCAAAAGTTCTTTACGCCAGTATATTTAAAAATGACTTTAAGCTCATTTTGGTATGCTTTCCTGATTACGGGAATATCCCTTTTAGTCGCTTACCCGACCGCATATTTGTTAACGAAAACCAAGCATAAGCAGTTGTGGCTTTTGCTGATTATCGTCCCTTCCTGGATCAATTTACTTTTGAAGGCTTATGCCTTCATTGGTATTTTTGGCACGTATGGTGTGGCGAATGGTTTTCTAGAGGCTGTAGGAATCGGAAAGCAACAGATTCTCTTTACGGATTTCAGCTTCATATTCGTTTCGGTTTATATTTTCATCCCGTTTATGATCTTACCGATATTCAATGCGCTTGATAAAATGAATCCAACCCTTTTGGATGCGGCCAATGACTTGGGAGCGTCCCGATGGATGACATTCCGCCGTGTCATTTTTCCATTGACGTTAGATGGTGTAAAGACGGGATGCCAGGTTGTCTTCATACCGGCACTTTCATTGTTCATGCTTACAAGACTGATTGCCGGTAACCGCGTCATTACTCTTGGTACGGCTATCGAGCAGCACTTCCTTGTGACACAGGATTGGGGAATGGGTTCCACAATCGCGGTATTTTTGATTATTATAATGTTCCTGATTATGTTTGTAACGGGTAACCGAAAGCAGGGTGTGTAA
- a CDS encoding ABC transporter ATP-binding protein — translation MANGNIIRFDQVTKQFDDETVVLDNVSFEIERGKFYTLLGPSGCGKTTILRLIAGFTEASKGDIYFEGKKINDVPANKRQVNTVFQDYALFPHLNVFENVAFGLRIKKMKNSEVEIKVKEALSFVNLEGYEKREIREMSGGQRQRVAIARAIVNEPEVILLDEPLSALDLKLRTEMQYELRELQQRLGITFIFVTHDQEEALAMSDEIFVLNKGKIQQSGTPTDIYDEPLNRFVADFIGESNIVKGKMIEDYRVEFVGRQFECVDQGLNGNEAVDIVIRPEDLEITSVDRGKLQVRVDSQLFRGVHYEISCYDHDGNEWLVQSTKKVAVGDEIGLYFDPESIHVMRLGETEEEFDKRLEAYHDGESHEE, via the coding sequence ATGGCAAACGGGAATATAATACGCTTCGATCAGGTTACGAAGCAATTTGATGATGAAACGGTAGTTCTCGATAATGTTAGTTTTGAAATCGAGAGAGGGAAGTTCTATACGCTCTTGGGTCCTTCCGGATGTGGGAAGACCACCATCCTTCGCTTGATTGCCGGATTTACGGAAGCCTCCAAAGGTGATATTTACTTTGAAGGAAAAAAGATCAATGATGTGCCAGCCAATAAAAGGCAAGTGAATACGGTATTTCAAGATTATGCACTTTTTCCACATTTAAATGTGTTTGAAAATGTAGCATTCGGTCTTCGGATCAAAAAAATGAAGAATTCGGAAGTGGAAATCAAGGTGAAGGAAGCCTTAAGCTTTGTTAATTTGGAGGGTTATGAAAAACGGGAGATCAGGGAAATGTCCGGCGGTCAGCGGCAACGGGTAGCGATTGCCAGGGCGATTGTTAATGAACCTGAAGTCATCCTTCTGGATGAACCGCTGTCTGCCCTCGATTTGAAATTACGTACAGAAATGCAATATGAATTACGGGAGCTGCAACAGAGGCTTGGAATCACGTTTATATTCGTCACTCATGACCAAGAGGAAGCATTAGCGATGTCAGATGAGATTTTTGTCCTTAACAAAGGGAAAATTCAGCAAAGTGGGACCCCTACGGATATTTATGATGAACCGCTGAACCGGTTCGTTGCCGATTTCATCGGTGAGTCTAATATTGTAAAAGGAAAAATGATTGAAGATTACCGCGTGGAATTCGTCGGCAGACAGTTCGAATGTGTCGACCAAGGATTGAACGGTAATGAAGCTGTCGATATTGTCATCCGCCCGGAAGATTTAGAGATTACTTCCGTCGATCGCGGAAAACTGCAAGTTCGGGTGGACTCCCAGCTATTTCGCGGTGTTCATTATGAAATCAGCTGTTATGACCATGATGGAAATGAATGGCTTGTCCAATCAACGAAAAAAGTGGCAGTTGGAGATGAAATAGGTCTTTATTTCGATCCAGAATCGATTCATGTCATGCGATTGGGTGAAACTGAAGAAGAATTCGATAAGCGTCTGGAAGCGTATCATGATGGGGAAAGTCATGAAGAATAA
- a CDS encoding helix-turn-helix domain-containing protein: MQIGKKIKNLRLKKGLTQEELGERTDLSKGYISQLERDLSSPSIETLFNILEVLGCKPKQFFDEEDQVQKVVYEEEAQTFFIDEERGYQIQWLVPESNEKEMEPIRLTLQEKGEFKQFEPSLSETFGYVLSGRVIVKLGTHTYFVKAGESIYFHASDEHQIINDFEGQSELILVVTESYL; this comes from the coding sequence ATGCAAATTGGGAAAAAAATAAAGAACCTTCGCTTGAAAAAAGGATTGACCCAGGAAGAATTGGGGGAAAGAACGGATTTAAGCAAAGGATATATTTCACAGTTGGAAAGGGATCTTAGTTCCCCTTCAATTGAAACTCTTTTCAATATTTTAGAAGTACTCGGCTGCAAGCCGAAGCAGTTCTTCGATGAAGAGGATCAGGTCCAAAAAGTGGTGTATGAAGAAGAAGCACAAACATTTTTCATCGATGAAGAACGCGGGTATCAAATCCAGTGGCTCGTGCCTGAATCGAATGAGAAGGAAATGGAACCTATCCGACTGACTCTCCAGGAAAAAGGGGAGTTCAAACAATTTGAACCATCCCTGTCGGAAACATTCGGTTATGTATTAAGCGGAAGAGTCATTGTAAAGCTTGGTACACATACGTATTTCGTCAAGGCAGGGGAATCGATTTATTTTCATGCTTCAGATGAACATCAAATCATCAATGATTTTGAAGGTCAGTCCGAGTTAATACTCGTGGTGACGGAATCATACTTATAG
- a CDS encoding protoporphyrinogen oxidase has protein sequence MKTVVVVGGGITGLSTMYYLQKTVKARSLSVRLILIEGNEDLGGKIRTVHDGPFKIEAGADSIVARKQNIKPFLKELNLEDQVVYNATGKSFIHTDGMLKGIPEDALFGIPMSLESLAKSDLVSAQGKVDALKDFYTKNETFTKNDSIGLFLESFLGKELVQKQISPVLSGVYSGKLNELTIAKTLPEMLDYKNEYGSIIRGLSENKQKYQSKGNKKFLSFKNGLSTLVERIEESLDMVEILKGVSVDKIGRNDEGYIISLANGETLETDFIVLSTPHTIAQKLLGDRELDEDFDGLINSSMISVYLGFDIPDSMLPKDGTGFIAGDNSDLICNACTWTSRKWEHTSENSQLLVRLFYKSSSPDYERLRSLTNQELIQVALRDIKNSLSISGNPITSEVTNWHENMPNYHIKHPQIVQSLEAKISENYPNVLLAGCSYNGVGIPDCIADGEKKAQEIYLKL, from the coding sequence ATGAAAACAGTCGTAGTCGTAGGTGGAGGCATTACCGGTTTATCAACCATGTATTATTTACAAAAAACAGTTAAAGCAAGGAGTCTCTCCGTACGATTGATATTAATAGAAGGAAATGAGGATCTAGGCGGTAAAATAAGGACTGTGCACGATGGTCCTTTTAAAATTGAAGCGGGTGCCGATTCGATTGTCGCCAGAAAACAAAATATAAAACCATTTCTTAAGGAATTGAATCTAGAGGATCAAGTTGTCTATAATGCCACGGGAAAATCATTTATCCATACAGATGGGATGCTGAAGGGAATCCCCGAAGATGCCCTATTCGGAATACCGATGAGCCTGGAGTCGCTGGCGAAAAGTGATCTGGTTTCCGCCCAAGGGAAGGTTGACGCCTTAAAGGATTTCTATACAAAAAATGAGACGTTTACGAAGAATGACTCAATCGGTTTATTTCTTGAAAGCTTCTTAGGTAAGGAATTGGTGCAAAAGCAGATATCGCCTGTCCTATCTGGCGTTTACTCAGGAAAATTAAATGAATTGACCATTGCCAAAACACTGCCAGAGATGCTGGATTATAAAAATGAATATGGCAGTATAATACGCGGTCTATCGGAGAATAAGCAGAAATACCAAAGCAAGGGAAATAAGAAGTTCCTTTCGTTTAAAAATGGCTTATCAACTTTGGTTGAACGAATTGAGGAAAGCCTCGATATGGTGGAGATTTTAAAAGGGGTAAGTGTAGATAAAATTGGAAGAAATGATGAGGGGTATATCATTTCATTGGCAAATGGTGAAACGCTGGAAACGGACTTTATCGTATTGAGCACACCGCATACAATTGCCCAGAAATTATTGGGTGATCGGGAGTTGGATGAGGACTTCGACGGCTTGATCAATAGTTCGATGATTAGCGTTTATCTTGGATTCGATATCCCGGACAGCATGCTTCCCAAAGACGGGACAGGTTTTATTGCAGGTGATAATAGTGATTTGATCTGCAATGCGTGTACCTGGACAAGCCGGAAATGGGAGCATACTTCTGAAAACAGTCAACTTTTGGTAAGGCTTTTTTATAAAAGCTCAAGTCCGGACTATGAACGATTACGGTCCCTTACAAACCAGGAACTGATCCAGGTGGCTTTACGCGACATTAAAAACAGTCTAAGCATTTCCGGGAATCCAATTACGAGTGAAGTGACGAATTGGCATGAAAATATGCCGAACTACCATATTAAACATCCTCAAATCGTTCAATCACTGGAGGCAAAAATCTCCGAGAATTATCCGAATGTTTTACTTGCGGGCTGTTCATATAATGGTGTCGGAATACCGGACTGTATTGCTGATGGGGAAAAGAAAGCGCAAGAGATATATCTGAAGTTGTAA
- a CDS encoding GNAT family N-acetyltransferase: MKQDKEIETTTLTPYLPEHRHMLSQFYLPDTQTLFSALPKESLKYCREDCDRHPIVILAEGIPVGFFVLHIGENITPFTNDKKAILLRGFLVDQKHQGKGIAKKALQILPEFAKGIFPNKDLIVLAVDVSNVIAKTLYTRSGYQDTGIQKEGRSGLMEIMEYRLDTMNKDME; the protein is encoded by the coding sequence ATGAAACAGGACAAGGAAATCGAGACCACCACCTTAACGCCTTATTTACCGGAACATCGTCACATGCTTTCCCAGTTTTATTTACCGGATACACAAACCCTTTTTTCTGCTCTGCCCAAAGAGTCACTGAAATATTGCCGGGAAGATTGTGACAGGCATCCTATCGTTATATTGGCGGAGGGTATCCCGGTTGGCTTTTTCGTTCTACACATTGGCGAGAACATCACCCCTTTCACCAACGATAAAAAAGCGATATTACTCCGAGGATTTCTTGTTGATCAAAAGCATCAAGGTAAAGGGATTGCGAAGAAGGCCTTGCAAATCCTTCCGGAATTCGCAAAAGGGATTTTTCCAAACAAAGATTTGATCGTTCTGGCAGTGGACGTCAGTAACGTGATTGCAAAAACGCTTTATACGAGATCGGGGTATCAGGATACAGGGATTCAGAAGGAAGGCAGAAGCGGGTTGATGGAGATAATGGAATATAGATTAGATACGATGAACAAGGATATGGAATAA
- a CDS encoding Na+/H+ antiporter, giving the protein MEFFLVILALLILIGVSNVINHFIPFIPVPLIQIALGVILALLPLGIHVEMETELFLLLFIAPLLFNDGKNVPRTALWKLRAPILMLALGLVFITVWAGGYLINWMIPSIPLPAAFALAAILSPTDVVAVSALASRVKLPKSIMHLLEGEGLMNDASGLVAFKFAVAATVTGVFSLVDATFSFIWIAIGGFVGGAILAFIIIRLRLFLRRLGMEDVTMHMLIQILTPFIIFLAVEHFHLSGILAVVAGGIVHAIERDREISPTVELQVVSKSTWSVILYVLNGLVFVLLGLQIPSVAKTIFQDPAFNNGQVILYIVIITLFLFALRFIWLTAAWSIGWMTRKAGAQKPDFKAAGIITISGVRGAVTLAGSFSIPYVLADGSPFPERSLIIFIAAGVILLTLIVASVFLPIVARSEEEEVVDNQADKTKAAAIHSHQAAIRVIESQMTDENREAALSIISRYCTKINELSYVEQEKEPAALREEEKVLRFKALEAEQRFLDKLIKDEKVDRETAYICKEYIQRMEGAVTNRLKFRFFRSVTLFRRSMLRVLKLFFPNKREIRKINLERLEKVRELKIRMYKAAIQEIQAGIIPDNHETSSMIIEEYKVLILKCKRENRGRMPSKMADYERELFYKAIQAERDEVQDMFEKRQISRDVANILRQQINLREALTINENTH; this is encoded by the coding sequence ATGGAGTTTTTTCTTGTTATATTAGCCCTTCTTATATTGATTGGAGTGTCTAATGTAATTAACCATTTTATACCCTTTATACCTGTACCATTAATACAAATAGCACTGGGTGTCATATTGGCACTTTTACCCCTGGGTATACATGTTGAGATGGAGACGGAACTATTTTTGCTGTTATTCATCGCGCCCCTATTATTCAATGATGGCAAAAATGTACCCCGAACAGCATTATGGAAGTTGAGAGCACCCATTCTAATGCTTGCACTAGGCCTGGTATTCATAACGGTTTGGGCAGGCGGGTATTTAATTAATTGGATGATCCCTTCGATACCATTGCCGGCAGCGTTCGCTTTAGCGGCCATTTTGTCACCTACGGATGTTGTGGCAGTAAGCGCTTTGGCGAGTCGGGTCAAGTTACCGAAGAGCATCATGCACCTTCTCGAAGGAGAAGGGTTAATGAATGATGCCTCAGGTTTAGTTGCCTTTAAGTTTGCCGTTGCAGCTACAGTCACTGGTGTTTTCTCCTTAGTCGACGCAACCTTCAGTTTCATATGGATTGCAATTGGTGGGTTTGTAGGTGGAGCAATACTTGCTTTCATCATTATCAGGCTTCGTTTATTTCTTCGCCGTTTAGGGATGGAAGACGTCACGATGCATATGCTGATCCAAATCCTAACTCCTTTTATTATTTTCCTCGCTGTGGAACATTTCCACCTTTCTGGGATTTTAGCGGTCGTGGCCGGGGGAATCGTCCATGCCATTGAACGGGATCGGGAAATATCACCAACTGTAGAACTTCAAGTCGTTTCAAAGAGTACATGGTCCGTCATTTTATATGTATTGAATGGTCTTGTATTCGTTTTGCTTGGCTTGCAAATCCCAAGCGTTGCGAAAACTATCTTTCAAGATCCAGCCTTCAATAATGGACAAGTGATCCTTTATATCGTGATCATTACACTTTTCCTCTTCGCTTTACGATTCATTTGGCTTACGGCTGCCTGGTCGATTGGTTGGATGACGAGAAAAGCAGGCGCCCAAAAACCGGACTTCAAAGCGGCCGGAATCATTACCATTTCCGGTGTTCGCGGAGCTGTAACGTTAGCGGGTTCGTTCTCGATTCCGTATGTGTTGGCAGATGGAAGTCCTTTTCCTGAGCGTTCGTTAATCATCTTCATTGCAGCAGGTGTCATATTGCTTACCTTGATTGTTGCGAGTGTATTTCTGCCAATCGTGGCACGGTCAGAAGAAGAGGAAGTGGTGGACAATCAGGCGGATAAAACGAAAGCTGCTGCCATTCACTCACATCAAGCGGCCATTCGGGTGATTGAGTCCCAAATGACAGATGAAAACCGGGAAGCGGCTTTATCAATCATTTCTAGGTACTGTACCAAGATCAATGAATTGTCCTATGTAGAACAGGAGAAAGAACCGGCTGCATTAAGGGAAGAAGAGAAGGTCCTTCGCTTCAAGGCCCTTGAAGCAGAGCAAAGATTCCTAGATAAACTTATTAAGGATGAAAAAGTGGACCGGGAAACGGCGTATATATGCAAGGAATACATCCAGCGTATGGAAGGTGCCGTAACAAATCGACTGAAGTTCCGTTTTTTCAGGTCAGTAACGCTTTTCAGAAGAAGTATGCTGAGGGTTTTAAAATTATTTTTCCCTAATAAAAGAGAAATAAGAAAAATCAATCTTGAGAGATTGGAAAAGGTCAGGGAACTTAAAATCAGGATGTATAAAGCTGCCATCCAAGAGATTCAAGCCGGAATTATACCTGATAATCATGAGACATCCTCGATGATCATAGAAGAGTATAAAGTGTTGATTTTAAAATGCAAACGTGAAAATAGAGGCCGTATGCCTAGTAAAATGGCCGATTATGAAAGAGAGCTATTCTATAAAGCGATCCAGGCAGAACGGGATGAGGTGCAGGATATGTTTGAAAAACGACAAATTTCCCGTGATGTTGCCAACATACTTCGCCAGCAAATCAATTTACGAGAAGCACTAACAATCAATGAAAATACACATTGA
- a CDS encoding diacylglycerol/lipid kinase family protein: protein MSKAMIIINPSSGKEKAGKILPKAEKALGEIFDEVCVRKTEREGDATDFAKEACAERFDAVISMGGDGTVNEIVNGMGEQQHRPIFGIIPLGTINDFARSLGIPLNPNAAIEILKDMHIKESDIGKINDRYFMNVLAVGAIAEATYNVTVEQKTRLGSFAYFIEGAKAIIKKTPFPLTVEHDQGKWIGEAHLLIATMTNSVGGFEQLAPEAEVNDGKLHTFIIKDLSLPLIVKIIPSLIRGEIKGHDEVEYIKTSRLHLATSEELAVNIDGDEGILLPFQANILHKHLRLFVPGTK from the coding sequence ATGTCGAAAGCGATGATTATCATCAATCCATCTTCAGGTAAGGAAAAGGCAGGAAAGATTTTGCCGAAAGCGGAAAAGGCACTTGGTGAAATTTTTGATGAGGTATGCGTTCGTAAAACGGAAAGAGAGGGGGATGCTACGGATTTTGCTAAGGAGGCATGTGCAGAAAGGTTCGATGCTGTCATTTCCATGGGTGGGGATGGTACCGTGAACGAGATAGTGAATGGCATGGGCGAGCAGCAACATCGGCCTATTTTCGGAATCATTCCACTAGGAACTATTAATGATTTCGCGAGATCTTTGGGAATACCCCTGAATCCCAATGCAGCCATTGAGATATTAAAGGATATGCATATTAAGGAATCGGACATAGGGAAGATCAATGATCGTTATTTCATGAATGTGTTGGCAGTAGGGGCGATCGCCGAGGCTACCTATAATGTTACCGTTGAACAAAAAACCCGTCTGGGGTCTTTTGCATATTTCATTGAAGGAGCAAAAGCGATTATTAAAAAGACTCCGTTTCCTTTAACGGTTGAACATGATCAGGGAAAGTGGATAGGCGAGGCTCATCTACTAATTGCAACAATGACTAACTCTGTCGGCGGTTTCGAACAACTTGCACCAGAGGCGGAAGTGAATGATGGAAAGCTGCACACATTCATCATTAAGGATTTATCTCTGCCTCTCATCGTCAAGATCATTCCCAGTTTAATTAGGGGGGAGATCAAGGGGCATGATGAAGTTGAATATATTAAAACATCCAGGCTCCATTTAGCCACATCAGAGGAACTTGCAGTCAATATCGATGGCGATGAAGGGATTCTTCTTCCTTTCCAGGCAAATATACTGCACAAACATCTTCGTCTCTTTGTCCCGGGAACTAAATAA